The region tataatttatttattacattgtttttaatattacattGCAATAAgtatggctaaaacacatgaattcacatgaattcaaaaattagaaggggtgtcctaattGCAAGGTTGCAAGGtttctaaaacaaaaacaatcagAAAACAAATAAGGCAAGTACGTAGACAGTGCAAACACTACGGGGCACCCAGTCACATCACCATTTTGGTGACAACATTTAATGCCTTCTCTTAAGATGATGACAGTGTTGGTCCACCAGTCAGCATTTGACATGTGACATCTGGGGCATTACCGAACTAGTAGAGAGGTAGGAGGggataagaaaaaaaaaggaatgtGCCAGTACAAAAATATTTCCAGGAACATAACAAGTACACACATCTtttgtacacacatacagtttTGATTAGGAATTTATGAGTTCCAGTTTCTTGTACCCATGTTCTTGCCCTTTACCCTAATGTTAAATATTCTGTGGCTCTAAATCCTCTAAAGTCTCTTCTAGCATTGCCAAGCCTCCGTCTACAtctgttttgtattgtattgtgatTAGCTTGTGTATgtacagatttgtgttctttccAGTCACAAAACCAGGCCATCCAACTCTCATCTCATTGAGAGCTGGATGTCTCATTGTGTCCTTCCCCATTACAGTTTCTTGCCCTGTTACTCATGTTGTTGTCTGAGGACCTCCTGACCTTTATCTGCCTACAATGTTTGATAATGAATTTGCCATGTAATTCCCTGGCTGGTTGTGAACTGACCTTTGCTTTGGACCATGACTATGATTTctggaaataaaaaaattatcatGGATATTATACACTTGTGTCCTGCCTCCTCTGTCCGTCCAATATCACAGAAGACTTGGTCTAACAAGAACACAGCAAGCTGGCGATCAGCGAGTGTGACACCTCAATGCTGCAATACGCAATGCCATGCAACTCCAACACACCTCACAAATTAAAGTCCGCTAAGCCTCCATGCCGGACTTAATTTGTATTCACTGCTCTCTATCCATATCATTAAACACTCCAACTCCATATGATGGACAATCTCTTCTTTCAGAAACACCTCCTGCTTCCAGATGTTTTACTCCTAAAAGGGCACCCAGGATTCAACTCAATGAAGAACATTAATTTGCTCTTGTTTAACAAATTTCATGTCCTGGTGGGAGCAAGACAAAAGCACATTTCCTCCAGGGTGCCAGTTTCAGAGGAAATTGCTCCACTTTCTGTGTTCTCTGGGGATGTTTCTCTGCCTCTTGTGTCTTCTCAGGACGTCACTCTGCTTCCTATACCTGCTAAGGACATAATTCTGCTTTCTGTGCCTGATAATGAAGGATTTCGCATTGCATATGTGATATCTAATACGGCactgatttttatggatttgattaattaatttaaaagtacACATTGAGGATGCACAACAGAAAATCATTAAATTGTTCAAAATTTGTTTAATATATAATGTAGTCATGCTGTAACTACTTTATTGTCTTTTCCAGTTTGCCTTGACTTCCCACCCTTCAACCTAAtcagaaacaaaaaaattaagacAAACTGAAGGTACTTCTGTAATGCTGCATCTTCAAAATGGCTCTGAACACTGATTCTGACTTATCAACTACTGCCCCAAGAGTAGAGGAGGAAGAAGTCCAGCAGCAGACAGAACAAGCAGCATATCAACAAAACAATGAGGTGTCTGTTAACACCCCCATTTCCTCTCAGCCAGTGAAGACAGAGAATCAGGATCCACCTCTCGAGTCTAGTTCACCCAAAAACCCAGGTCACCCAAATGGCCTGTCCAAAGATGAACTGATGGTCATCAGTGAGAAGATGGAAACAAGTAaagaatttttaattaaatgaaaaattaaaccTAATGTTTAAATAGTTGTTcttctttatatttaattacatttaaaatcctAGCCATGCTACAGTGTTTATGTAAATCTTTAAGATGATTTAAGGCATTTTTCTGCTTTCTTTAACTTAATTTCTTCAAATCTTGTAGTAATGGTCTTTTGCGACCAAAATAATTTTCaaataaactgttttttaaCCAGCCTTTTTTCTTGTCTGTTACTGAACAGGTAATGGAGTCTGTCCTACAGCTGTGGACTCCCCTCCAACCTCTTCCCTTTTATCTTCACCTTCTCAGCACCATACTAAGTCCGGCCATCCTCATGCTAATGGGCATGCCAGGCTGAACAGTCGATCTAGTTCAATGAGCCATGGTGGGTCACCCCGGCCCTCACTTAGCCGTCAACCCAGTGCTGCCACTGAGCTTGCTGGAGATGGTGCTAAGCCGAACGACTACCTTATCCTGGCCATACTCGCCTGCATCTGCCCTCTTTGGCCTATTAACATTGTTGGCCTGACCTTCTCTGTTATggtgtgtatttttaaaaataagacaGTGTAAAACTggcaaagtgtttttattttaaatgagtgGTATATAGATCTATGAGTGGTATATAGAAGTTTATTTTTAGGTTCTAATATAGTGGTACTTAGGTTAAAACATAGTACTGAAGACTatgaaatacaaccccaaatcagaagagtttcttacatttaccttgacttttattttattgtagacagtataaacctgagatatttcatgttttatttgctcaacttcatttcatttattaataaacatccattactTCAttccaggcctgcaacacattccaaatgttgggacggtaaagcatttaccactttgtaatgttgccattcctttccaccacacttaaaaggttttattttgtcccatccttcttgcaaacacgtcttaagatgtgcaacagttcaGGGTCATCATTGTCGCATTTtcggcaggccagtccagtacccgtaccctcttcttccatagtcatgcctttgtaatgtgtgcagcatgtggttttgcattgtcttgttgctctaagatctcagtgtacttttctgcattaaagctgccatcacagaagtgtaaattacctttgccaagggcactgacacagccccataccatgacagacgctggattttggacttgttgctgataacagtctggatggtccttttcgtctttggtctggagtaCACAGCGtcaatttttttccaaaaaagatccggaatgctaattcatctgaccacaatacatgtttctactgtgtgatggtccatcctagatgcctccgagcccagagaagtcgacgccacttctggacatggttaacataaggcttcttttttgcacagtaaagttttaagtggcatttgtgcatgtaactccgtattgtaggtttgccaaagtaatcccttgcccatgtggttatatcagctatcgttgagtggcggttctcaATGCTGTGCTGTCTGTGGaatcgaagatcatgggcgttcagcttaagcttgcgcccttggcctttacacactgaaattccttctgattccttgaagcgtttaatgatattatgcactgtagaaggagaaatatttccatctttgctcatcaaagactcagcctttcctggatgctgcttttgtcccaaaccatgattacaatcacctgttgcaCCTGATGcacttttcaacaagacaatgcaaaaccatgtGCTGcttacattacaaagacatggctgcggaagaagagggtacgggtactggactcgGCTTCctacagccctgacctgtccccaattgAGAATTTGTGGATTATTTTAAAacgaaaatgtgacaacgatgaCCACGTACTGTTGcgcatcttaagacatgtttgcaggaagaatgggacaaaataaaagctgaaacactaaatcgcttggtatacTATGTGCTAAAACgtcaaatgctttactgtccaaaccttttttgaaatgtgttgcaggcctgaaatgcagaaatggaggtatattaacaaatgaaatgaagttgagcagacaaaacatgaaatatcttgggttcaaactgtctgcaatcaaataaaagtcaaagtaaatgtaaggaacaccgcattttttatttatttgcattttctatactgtcccaactttttctgattttgggttgtatgtTTGGGTGTTGGGAACCAGGCCCTGCCATGACACTGACCAAaaaaaagcagttgatgaagATGAAACAAATAATTTTAGTGGACTAGACATACCCAGAATTTTATGTCAACCCTGACTGACTCTAAACATAACTGTTGTGAAAAAGGCTAACAGGTCTCAACAAGCACCATATTATGCCAATTAAATTAGGGTATTTTAAAAGGGTTACAAGTGTCAGTTTTATGGTCTTGGGACTTAATAAGGACTGACTAATTATTTATATGTCTTTTACATTCTCTATCTGTTTTATGgcttttatttacatgaatCTTTTCTCTCCTACCCCTTCGTCAGTCTCGGTACAGTCTGCAGCAGGGGAATGTGGATGGAGCGCGGCGTCTTGGGCGCAATGCTAAAATTATTTCTATAATCTCTCTCGTGGGTGGAATTGCCATCATTACTGCTGCCCTTGTCATCAACTGGGGATGTGAGTATCTTTTTGCCTGAGTGCAGactaatttattgttttaactTGAATTAATTTTGGGGTTTTGTTCTTATGTGAAGAGAATACGCTGAAATGATGATAAGGTTTGTCAACAATTGGTTGATTAAATGGcttgcactattttttttataactgtccaaaaagctgggacaaacaaacatttgatgcctgcaacacacttaaaaacgAGGCATGTTTACTGCTGTGTTATCACTTTTCCTATTAATTAAACTTTTTTATCATTTGGGAATAATAATTGTTGCGATTTGGCAAATGGAATTTTTGCATATTCTTTCTTGATACAAGTCTTGAGCTGCTCAACAATATGTGGTCATAGCTATCTGATTCTCCTCGTCATGATGCTCCATAGATTTttaagagacagatctggactgtagGCAGGCCAGTGAAGCACACACCCTCTTTTTCTATAAAACCTTTTTCTATGTTGTAgtgaaaaaaaagtttaaaagaatcaacaaatcacagattcttgtttgcattgcattttacaaaatgtaccaCACTTTCTGAAATTGGTGTTTGTAGGAACCTAATTCACACCATACATCCATGTTTAAAGGTAATAATATTAAgctttgtcaacaaatgtgtaccAAAAAGCTAACTGTTAGTTGTTTTAGATGTTAACAACAATATCCACACAGATAATGTTGTATATAAGTCAGAAAAAAGTTGTCACATTGTGGCCAAGTACTGTTATCACAATTGATCTGTCTCAAGCAGAGGTTCTTAAACTTTTTGCAGCCAATGACTCCTTGATGCATGAAGAAAACTAAAGACCCTTCTATTTGTTTATAAAAATCAGTTACTTAAATGTTTAGTACATTAGGCAagttatgatttttttcttgATGCTTTTAAACATGTAAATAGCTTCTGTTGTGGAAAATAAGGTGaaatgctaaataaaaacaaagattacagttgactggattgaaGAATTTATTGGCATGATGGTGGGTTCTTACTGCAGTTGAATAgctaaagaacaaaaaacagaACGGTGGGCCTCTTTTTATATTGCTGTAGTcacatcacattgggtgttggatattggaacctccattctgtgctaactgttgtttctcaTCTGTTTACAACAGCTTAACGACAGACATGTAAGCCCAATAAGGATTTAACAACTATAAgtatttaatgcacaagcagAAACTCAGttgttcatttattaggattttaatatcatgtattacacttcggttaccttaattacaggaacggtagttactcattacacaagattcatcagttcacacaaggttacattgaacacagtcatggacaatttagtatctccaatttacctcacttgcatgtctttggactgtgggagtaaaccggagcacccggagtaaacccacacagacacgggaagaacatgcaaactgcacgcagaaaggacccggaccgccccatctggggatcgaacccaggaccttcttgctgtgaggcgacagtgctacccacttagccaccatgctgcccagcAGCAACTCTGACTtgtcacttattcattcatttatgtttatcttcatttacaaatgtatatttacaaaatacgatcagccaaaacattaaaagttatttttgtacatttgtctGGTTAAATCACAGattatgtttttatgttgtaCAAAATGTCCTAACATTTTCAGAACTGTGGTTTGTAAATATGTagacattttgattttttttttaatgttttgtggtAGAAAAACAGGAGTCAGTTATAAACGTATGTCTGTTCTTTACAACAttgccccccccccacacacacacactttaatggAAGTAAAGTGTTTTCTTGTATATATGAAATCtgaatgttttttcttttcttcctaaagcattttcacTATTTTAATGCATGTAAAACAGTGGAGTGGAaccagtatttaaaaatattgcaAGTAGATTCCTGGAGAGATTATTTCATTAGCATTAATGTTCTTATATACAAACATCTTCCCTTCTGTTTCAGTGATACTAAAGTCCTGAGGGTTGCCATGACAATAAGGTCCAAGGAGGAATTACTTTCCAACCAATGGTTCCCTTACCATCCTGCATTTTTACATATTTCTGTGGAAAAAACTTATTTTTAGTTCCTTAGTTCCATATCTTGAAACACAGTGTCAACCTTTCCAGCACTTTGAATGCCGGTATAATGACCGAAGCCAGCAGAATTGCAATGTGCATGTTAGCtttttgtgagaaaaaaaaagataaatatttTTAGATATAAGCAAGAAAGCATTCAATATGATctcttttatgtattttctatgtttgttagtgtgagtgtgtgaaagagagagataAAAGAAACCAAAAGAAAGATGATCCGTTACCAAGGTTACATGTTTTCTGAATAATGGCATCAGTTATATAGATAAGAAGAGCATTGCAGGAAATGCACTCACTGTACAGGGGAAGAGAGCAGAGGCAGAACAAAATAGGGATCTGATAAATCTGGCAAGCAGAACCTCAATGCAGCACTCGCCATCTCTCCAAGACATGATCAAAAACCCAAAAGAGAATGATCATGCAAGAGCCTAGTGAGCAAATTTGTCTTGATCCCGGTCATGCATATGAACAGGCTTGCTGTGAGCATTCTGACCAGCTGATGGCAACTAAAGCGCATTGGTGTAAAATAGGGAGGGTAGAGCAGTGTTGAGCCAGACTGCAGTCCTTTGTTTCACACAGTTGGAGAGATGGGGATGTGAGTGAGGGAGGTGGCAAAACCGCCTGTGAAAAGACACTCTATAAAGATAGGGAGATGTAAGGAATGCAGTAAAAAAGGATTTAAAAAAGCCTTCTGATTACTCCTatactgtgtgtgagtgtgtagggGTGGGGGTTATGCAGTATTTCCCAGTACCATTTTTGTACACACCCCTTTACTGTACCCTGTACTTTCCAAATTAGCAGTGCAATGCACACTAATAATTTAATGATAATCGAGTGATTTTGtctgataaataaaatagactATGGTTGGTATTAAATTTCAAGAATTACAATAAAGTGCATGCATTTTAGCTCAGTAAAATTAGTATATActaacatttaataattatataaatgggGTGGCTAGCTGCTTTTAAAAGGGTACAAAATTATTGGGTGGATGCATTCCAATCCTCTGTTTCTGCATGTGCAGTGCCTACTGAAAATCATTATACCCTATCAAAATCCCTGCCTTTTGTCACATAATACCATGAAAATAGACCAGCTGTGTTTACACTTTATAACTCTcatcatcaaaataaaaattacattaaaaatccGATAAACAGGCTGctctggtggcgcagcagtaaaacacacgctagcacaccagagctgggatctcgaatacatcgtgttcatataggggtgggctattaaccggatagggactctctcataactgatgcaactctgacctctgctggctggttgatggcgcctgcacagagacggggaaggagtgcgttgatcagggttaCACAGAGCTGGACTGCAGCTGATCTCGTTTAGTGTAGGTGGCAAAATGCAAatggatgctgcccacgtgtctgagggggcatggattagctttgttctcctcaaatcagagcgggggtcggtattagtggagaggaagcatgacacaatcagggaattggatgcgctaaaagtcgggagaaacaaaaaaaagaaaaaaaagaaaagaaatccgacaaattattataattttattagtaAAATAACCCGTCAGTTAGAATAACCATTACAAACTTGCTCAGGTACAACCATTCACCTTCCAGATCacacaccaggctaattggCCCACACTTTGCACCAAGTGTGTTGGTTTTGTTTAGTTCAGAAtaaaaagtgcatttaaaagAACTGTAATAAAGTTGTGAAAACGCACAAGTTACAAGAATACAAAAAGTGGAAAGTGTATGGCACCACCAACACCTTGCCAAAGTTGGGCCAATCCTTTCAAACTGGATGACCTAGCCAGGATATTAATTAGAAAGGCTACCAAAAGGCCAATGGCAATCGAGATTGGTAAGTCTGTGCATGTTTCAACAATCTCACAAGCTTTACAAAGCTGTAAAGCCTTTATGGCAGTATGAAAAAAAGACACTCCTGAAACAGTGCCACGCTGAAAAAGCTAATGTCATGTGAAAAATGTTTTATAAGACCAAACTGAACTCCAGGTGGTATGCCTGGAATTAAGTGGATTCCAGTAGACAGCTTTACCAGGATCACTGGGCACTATGCTgcaaaatgtatgtagacaccctatCAACTGATaacactgctggggatttgaactctgGGAAGCAGCAGTAGTAATCTAGCGTAATTTAACACTGCTCCACCCGAGCACAAAATTAGAACTTGAATTGTTAGTGCTTAGAGCTGTTATTACTTACTCATTATTTACATTGCCAGTGTCAGGTAGTCCTTTGTTTTAACCTGGTTAACAAAAACCTCAAAGGCATAGTGTTCAAGTGTCCAAGTAATGTAAATGAAGATATATCAAAGTAAAGTTGGTGTTATGTCAATCTGAGACCTAATGCAAACATTTAAGAGAATATAAAGGTGCAAACCCAATACCACCAGGattgttatgttaatttttGCAGAAGATTTTCAACAAATCCTCAAGTGCCAAAACAAGAACAAcagttttattacttaaaactgtaataaaactaaataaaattaagtttgTATTGTTCCCAGTATGGTTACAGCCAGAGATGCATATAAGTTGTAACCCCCTGGTTATCCTATAAAGTCAATATGAGCCTTAACAAAACATTGCATTTACAAATacagctaaaataaaaatactggtTTAACCTCTTACCAACTTCtctatacatacagtggggccaaaaagtatttagtcagccactgattgtgcaagttctcctacttagaaagatgagagaggtctgtaattttcatcataggtacacttcaactatgagagacaaaatgagaaaaatcaatccaggaaatcacattgtaggatttttaaagaatttatttgtaaattatggtggaaaataagtatttggtcaataacaaaagttcagctcaatactttgtaacataacctttgttggcaatgacagaggtgaaacgtttcctgtaagtcttcaccaggtttgcacacactgtagctggtattttggcccattcctccatgcagatctcctctacagcagtgatgttttggggctgtcgctgggcaacacggactccacaaattttctatggggttgaggtctggagactggctaggccactccaggaccttgaaatgctttttacggagccactccttcgttgcccgagcggtgtgtttgggatcattgtcatgctggaagacccagccacgttccatcttcaatgctctcactgatggaaggaggttttggcttaaaatctcacgatacatggtcccgttcattcttcccttaacacggatcagtcgtcctgtccccttcgcagaaaaacagccccaaagcatgatgtttccacccccatgcttcacagtaggtatggtgctcttgggtttttcttcttcctccaaacacgacgagttgagtttttaccaaaaagttccattttggtttcatctgaccacatgatattctcccaatcctcttctggatcatccatatgctctctggcaaacatcagacgggcctggacatgtactggcttaagcagggggacacgcctggcattgcaggatttgagtccctctcggcgtagtgtgttactgatggtagcctttgttactttggtcccagctctctgcaggtcattcatcaggtccctccgtgtagttgtgggatttttgctcaccgttctcatgatcattttgaccccacgggatgagatcttgaccccaagggagattatcaatggtcttgtatgtcttccattttcttacaattgttcccacagttgatttattcacaccaacctgcttgcctattgtagatttactcttcccagcctgatGCAGgtttacaattttcttcctggtgtccttcgacagctctttggtcttggccatggttgagtttggagtctgactgtttgaggctgtggacaggtgtcttttatacagataacgaggtcaaactggtgccattaatacaggtaacgagtggaggacagaagagcttcttaaagaagaagttacaggtctgtgagagccagaaatcttgcttgtttgtttatgaccaaatacttattttccaccataatttacaaataaattctttaaaaatcctacaatgtgatttcctggatttttttttctcattttgtctctcatagttgaagtgtacctatgatgaaattacagacctctctcatctttctaagtaggagaacttgcacaatcagtggctgactaaatactttttgaccccactgtatatgctgTATATATGTGAGCACTGCATCACTTTTCCTGTATAATGGGCTTTGGGCTTTAGTAGGGCTAGATAACCAGAACAATGGCAATTTCTGTTTGCTAAATTCTGCATAATTTAGTTCAACTGTTTTCTGTATACAGGAAGTAAGCTGTAGCATGTACGTATATTCTAATTATCATATAACTTTTATATACGTAGCaatgtgaaatgtaaatttgtttggatTTGCTTATGTtatcttaaaattaaaatggCGAAATATATTTACTCTGCCTGCACTGCTAGCTCAGCTGATGTATATActtacgtacacacacacacacacacacactctctcacacacacacacacacacacacacacacacaaacactttgatgaATGTTACATTGTAATGCACATTTTGACTGTAAGCACTACAGTGACTTTACACATGCAAGTGTACTATAATATTTATGTGGTTATGTATTTTACAGCCGTTGCCTGTAAGTGGACCATATATGTGCACCACAGCCTTGCAGTCAGTTTTTTTGGCAGACAGTGTTTTACtagtatattatactgtatgtatctgAGGCGTTCTTGCATGTTTACACACATAATCTATATGCTGCTCAGTATCATTTCAT is a window of Trichomycterus rosablanca isolate fTriRos1 chromosome 22, fTriRos1.hap1, whole genome shotgun sequence DNA encoding:
- the LOC134300209 gene encoding trafficking regulator of GLUT4 1, with translation MALNTDSDLSTTAPRVEEEEVQQQTEQAAYQQNNEVSVNTPISSQPVKTENQDPPLESSSPKNPGHPNGLSKDELMVISEKMETSNGVCPTAVDSPPTSSLLSSPSQHHTKSGHPHANGHARLNSRSSSMSHGGSPRPSLSRQPSAATELAGDGAKPNDYLILAILACICPLWPINIVGLTFSVMSRYSLQQGNVDGARRLGRNAKIISIISLVGGIAIITAALVINWGLILKS